The Accipiter gentilis chromosome 29, bAccGen1.1, whole genome shotgun sequence genome segment AATTTCTTTAGGAGGAAGAAACCAGGACATGGGACTTAGTCCGGATTTACATCAGCACACTGGGACAAATGCAAGCAAACCCACTTTCTGCATAGACCCCTCCCAACCCACATAACACCCATCTACACCTTCTCCAAGCTTTTGGAGAGGACTGGGATTGCTGGTGTGACACTGAGACCCTGGCAGCAGCTTCCAGAACAGAAAGGGGAGATGACGGCAGCTCTGGGAGCATGCCCAGGTGTCTGCTCTGCCAACCCACAAGCATTCATAGATTACAAGCCATGCCCCAAAATCATCTCACGACATCTAAAATAAACTCAGATCTATTCACCACCTGGCGTTGAGGACTGTAAACACAGTTTTCCATCCAAACTACAAAACATGCTATAccagcaaggggcggggggggagaaaaataattgaaaactgAGATTCTCATCCACTCTGCTGAGCTGGGACCAAAGGCTAAAACCCCTTTGGGGAGAGGCCCTTGGAAAGCAGCACAACTCTTGCCGTTGGGGTGCCTGCACACCCCAGGTAGGTTTGCGCATCATTCACTGTCTCTGGTATTGAGACCTTCCTCTCTCACATCTCTGGAAAGTCCGTGTGAACTGGGCCGTTTGTCTCAGGCCAAGCGTGTTTGCTGGGCTTGCTCTGTCTTATATCTAATCTGGTTCTGGGAGTTTCCTGGGTGTTTCCTGGGTGTGATTGCACTGAATATGAGCTCTCCTGGTTCCCTCGAAGACCAAAGACCAAGCTCTCTGCAACTGCAGCTCAACAGACATGCCAAGGGGTCCCCAGCTGAAAGACCCCCACATGCTCCTGGAGGGAAAAGCATCATGGATGCAGTCCTAAGTATCATTTGTTATTGTCTGTCAGTTACCTGGCCCAGTCAAACTGCTCCCAGGTGGTCCTACAACATTCTGCAATGGGCAGTGCCTCACAAGGACTGCCCCATGCTGTTTCTGAGGTTTACAAGGGCATAACCCACGCAGGCTTCACAGAGGACCTTGGAGAAAGGCAAGGGCATCCCTAGGAGGTGTCTCCATCTCTGGCCTCTAGAAGAGTCACCCACCTTCTCTGTGTCCTCCTTCTTGACAGACTTCAGGTTGGCTCTCAGATCCATGGACACCTTGTGCTTGGAGCCCAGCAGAGCCCTCAGCATGGCATCGGCGGAGACACGGACTCGACGCAGGGGAGGTCGCTTGAATTTTCCTCGGAGGTCAAGCACTTTGATTTTCAGATCTTTAATCTGTAGgttgaggaaaggaggaggagccGGAGGTCATCGCATGGCTGCCTTGCACAAAAAGCTCCTGTGTGAAACAGGACTTTGCCAACACCGAACCCCAGAGGGGTCTGTGCCTCTCTTGCAGCCATGAGGACCACCTTCACCAAGGGACAGTCCACCTGAGTGCAGAGCTGTTGTCATTGCCTTGTCCCAGCCTGCTCAGATGACAGCCATACCACAAGAAGGAGCTCTCAGACCCACAAGGGGTGACCAGGGGAGTGAGGAGGTTGCCTGTGGACCCAGTGGGCAGTCTGAGTTCCCTGAGGCAAGGATGAACCTTGTGCTGAGTGATGCCTTGCAGAGCAAATGCCAACCCTTAGATAACCCCGGTGCATGTCCCACATCCAAGCTCAGCCCAGTCCATGACAGACCCCCGTCGAGGCCCAAGCTACcacctgggatggagttaacGTAGAAGCAAACAGCCCATCCTGCCTCCTACCTCCCGAGTGTTATGGTTGCATTTTGCTTCAATGTCATATCTCTCTTCATCCACAATTTCAACCTTCTCATGCAGCTCCCTGCACAGGTCCTGGGGGCCAAGCACAACAGAACAGTGGTGAGCAATGCCCCTCCATGCTCCCAAGGAGTTTGCTACACCCTCGGACCTGAGGAATACCTGGAGCTGGCTCAGGGATAGCCCACTGGTGTGCAGTGGTGTGATCCGCTCAGACAGGTATCGTTCCTTCTCTGACTGCTTGTCCACAATCTCCTGTTCCCACTCCTCTTTTGCTTTTGCCAGCATCAAACTCTACAAGCACAAGTGAATGGCAGAAGTATTAACAGACAGGCTCCTCTGTTCCCCCTGAGCCTCCTCGCGCAACATCTCTAGGATGGGACTGTCCTGTCTGCCTCCCAAACCTCCTCCCTGATGTGGCCGTCCTCCCAAAATCATTGTGCTGCTGCAACACACATCAAAAAATCTCTATACCTTTTGTGTGGTGACCCTGAAGGCAGGGGGAACAGCATGGCCAGAGGTACCACGGGGCTGTGGTGGCAGTGGTCCCGATGGAGGCTGATGTCAGCACTTTCTTTGCATCGGTTTGCTCTGCTGTGGCAGTAAATTATTTCCCCAAGCCACAACCCGGGGAGCTCCCAAGcttgtgctgcagagctgctggtgcaCAAACATGAGGTCTGTGGCTTTAGAGCTAAAGGCATCAGAGACTCTCCCCAGCTTAGTAAATTGGAGGTAAGGGGAGGTTTGTTTGGTGCATGGACCACAAAGCCCACATGAGTGAGGACTTTTGAGAAGAGGTGGGAACGGGAGCTGCTCCCCAAGGCCCATACTTCTGCCATTCCTCATGGCTGTCCCACCGACCACGCACTTCAACCCCAGCTCCTTTTCCCCAGCAAGACAAACCCCAGGGAGTTTCCAACCCTCAGGACTCACCTTCAACAAGAGTTTGCGTGAGGCTGTGATCTTGGATTTTCTctaggggaaaggggaggggggaaaaaaaaacaccccacctttGAAAACAAACTCACAGCAAATGCAGAGTAGCATCGAGATCAATCCCGAAAGGAAAGGCACTTACCTCCCTGCAGGCAGGCATGCATTCAGGAAGGAGCAATAAggaacaagagaagaaaacaaggcatCAGTGAATAAGAGTCAAAAAAAGGTGACAGTCGAGAAAAGCATCTCATGTGATTGCAGTTGGTTTCCTTATTTCTGTAATAGTTGCCACCTGCAAGTGAGCCAGGTCTGAGATAACGGTACTCTCCGGAAACACAGTGGGCACTCAGGGCCACTGCTCAGAATGCCAAAATGCCACTCAAACACAGCACATGAGCTGTCACAGTGTCCATGGTGCCAGCACCAGTTCGGTCCCTGCGGTTTGGGCCACAACACCCTCAGTCACATGCCCCTGCACAGCTGGGGGCTGGCACACAGGATGCTTGGATCCTGTTCAGGTTTGCAGGGCTGGGGCATGTCCGTGTCATAACTTGACCAAAGCTTTGAAGGGAGGTTTCTCCCTTCTGTTTATGCCAGGGAATATGTTATATTTGTAAAATGTGCTACAAAGAGCCTCATGGCAAAGCGAATGGTGCTGCCCACCTCGGATCCCTTTTTTGGGATCTAGGCAGGCTCTGAGATTTGAATGGGGACGTTGTAATCActaacaatttttatttaaagacagtTTTGCAAGAGGAATGGCACAGAGTTCTCAAGCACAGGCCGATCTCCCAGCTGAACCCCCCAAAATTGGACAAGCTCAGCCGCCACGAGCAGCCCAGCGGTCAGGCGAGGATTTAGCGAAATCCAAGGCAAACTCGTGCTACTTACGGCTCTGGCATTGTGGCGTCGTtcgcctgcaaaagaaaaaaaaaagggggggggggggggggggaaggagctgaaACAAACCAGCAAACCGAAATCCACCCGAGCCCAGaaagcagcggcagcggcaggaTGCTCCCGAGGTCTGGTGCTGCCCCGTGCTGTCAGCAGGGAGAAGCGACTCCGCAGACTCGCCATCCCGGCGTGAAACACCGAGACGAACCGCCTAGCTCCGAGGAAACCTTATTTCGGGCAAGCTCCAACCTGCCGCCAGCCGGCCCTGCAGAACTCGGTCTCCTGTTCTTCAGGGTTTTCCCAAGTACGGAGCTGCTCCCCCGCCGGCCGCGTCGCCCACCGCACCTCGGGGCGAGGGAACGGAGGCGAGCGTGGCTGGAAAGCTCAGAAGAAACGGGGCACCTCGGAGCCCCCCGCACTGTGTCGGCTCGGGGAGTCCCGTCCCACAGCTCCCCGTGGGCAACCACAAGGATGATGGAGCCAAAGTCCATCTCAGGAGTGACGGAGCAAGGGGCAACGAGTCCTGGCCAAGCGGCTGAGCAGATTCCTTTAGTAGCCGCGTCCCTGGTGAAACACTTTACAGTTTGGTATTTTAAATTTGCTTGGTAATCCTATGCCCTGGCAGCTGCTTCAaaatgcacagccttgctagctTCCCCAGCACTGCCTCTTAGACTTCCTTCTCTTGCCAAGAAGCCAGGGCACCTTGTAAGCCCGAGTAATAGAAAACTGTGTGGGGAAATGccaatcaatttttttcttctctttccaaccAGGAGTAACAAACtgatgctgtatttcagaaagaaacagcattttccagTGGTGGGTTTAGTCCTTTTCCTTAGAACTGAAATGGAAAAGCTGGGATTTTTTGCCTTGAACTCTTTGCCTCCCCCTAAATTTGGAAACTGTTTTAAACCCCAAAGATTCctgctgggggaaagaaaaaggaacaattcTGGTCTCTGGAACAGCTGCTCCCAGGTGTGTGTGGAGCCTGTGCCAAGCATATCTCAGTGCCCCTCCTGGCTCTGTCTGCTTGTCCTTGTCccctccccatgtccccgtgGCCAGAGCCGTGGCCTGAAGGAATGGAGTTTGTGGGGGAAATGCCATAAAATCCCAGCAGGAATCATACTACCCCCAAGCCTGCCAGATCCCTAGATTTACAAGGAAAAATCCCAAGGACAGgaatttttttctcacaaaagCCGCATCAGTCAGCCGCAGCCAGAGATGCTGGTTTCATGCTGGTTTTGGTGATAAAACAAATGTCCCAGAGGACATGCAGGGAAGGTGGCTCCTCTTGCCTGACACTGGTGCATTGAGTGGGTCAggtcccagctgctccctcccaATTTATTACAGGggaggcagaaaagcccttggctttcTGGAGATGAGCAAGGGCTGGGCGAAGCCTCTCAGCGTCTCCAGCATTCCCCATTGGAGCAAAGCCCAGCATCCCTAAAAGGTGGGACCCACACCACACCTCAGGCTGATGACCTCTACCAAGGTCAATCAATTTTTAGGGCCAGATAGTTCTAAATTGGCTTCCCAGAGGACAGCCAGGACTCAGCTGTGCCAGTAAGACATCCCCAGCAATCTTGTGCAGGGACTTTTAGGCTTGAGCTGGATCTGGAGCATCCACAAGAGACTTTGCTCTCTGATGGGAATGAGAGGATCTGGACAAGAAAATTCTGTACTGTTTGCATGCCCCCAGCTGTGAAAAGCTTAAAAAGCTTATCAAATCATCAGATCACAGAAATCCTTAAATGAAACAACTCCATAAAGCCAAACACAGTCAATCCTGACATCCTCCCCAATCCCAGGCAGCTGAGACATACCACGAACACACACGCAGCTAACATGATGCCACACACACTCTGCTCACACCCTTGAACCTCACCTTCCTGGTCACGCAAGTGACTGTGAGCAGTCAGGCTAGGACACATGGGCAAATGCTCCCCAAAATGGTCTTGTTTGCCAGTTTTCAGAAAAATCGAGCAAATCTCAGCTCCAAAGCCCAGCTGGGTATTTTAGCGTTATTTCTCCCCATTGCCGTCTCACCAATCCTCTCTCTAAGAGCATAGAAAATGTCTGAGCAACCTCAGACAGGGGGAGAAATTCAGACAAATTCACATGCCTCGGGGTCCTCCCTGCCACGCTGCCACGTGCAAGTACAGGCGGTCTCACGCTTGCACCTGTGTCACCACTAGCACACCCAGGGAGTCACGGGTGGGGGGATGCCCCGGGGCAGTGCCTTACCTCAGGGCTATGCAGGAGGGAGGTGATGCCTGGCCTCTGGAGTGCTGCACACTGCCGGGGGCTGGCTGCAGAGGGGGAGTATTAAATCGCAGCCTGCCTGCAAGTGGTCAGTAAAAATAGCACAAATCCCCTCTTGCGTGCACATGTTTGCTGcgagccccagcaccccatgaCGTGCTGCACACACCTGGGGCACCGTCTCAAACACAGggcgacacacacacacacacacatatcaccCATGCACGTTAGTGTAGCCGTGTTTTATTGCACCCTTGATCCCCATGAGATTTAGTGAATTCCTGTGCTGTTTGCATGTGCATCACCCCAGCTTGGCCAGCACTCACTGCCTGACACCTTACTCACACACATGTTGTGTGTGAGCATGCAGATGTGCGGGGTTGGGCTGACCATGGTGCAATGGCAATGCCTGTGCAGACGGGGTGTATTCTTCATGGCATGTCTGTCCTGCTCCCCTCTGATGTAAAACAGCATCAGAGATGCTGGAAAAGCCCTGAGTCTGCAAGGAGGCAGAAACCTGAGCCAAAACACTGCAGTGTTTTTCCTTTGCGAAAAATCacctgatgttttttcttttttcctttcttttttcctttcagaaagtcTCTGAAGGGGACGGGAGTGGGGGGGAGCAGCCTGGAGAGCTGATGTGGTGCTGTCCCCCCATGCACGATGGTGCACATACGCTCTGCAACGCTGCAAGCACAGAGTGATATCCCCAGGGGAGCACTGGCTGAGGGGTCTCCCTGGAGCCATCAGAGCTGCTAGAGCAGGAGGGCAAAAccaccccaggccaggccagggtaCATTGCCAAGGGGCGATGGGGTGAAACAGCAAAGGTGGGGTTACAGCATCAGGCCAGATGGTCGGTTGGGACCACGGATGGGGCAGTCCCCTCTTCAGGGAGCAGGACCATCCAGACTTGCCCAGCACAGCACAGTGGGTTGAGATGCTGGAGCAAATTTCAGCCCCTCACAAGCCCCGATGTTTTCCCCATGAAATccctgaaaagcagcaaagaagctgctttttcacCGCCCTGCACCCAGCAAAGCCCCTTGCCCGGTATCCCCATGAAGGGAGGCTTCATGCGGCAGAGGACCGCAGGGGCAGGTGACACCTGTTCCCTGGGATATTTTTAGGGGCAAGTTTAGGAGCAAACAATTCCCAGCGTGCAGCCCAGTAGGGACAATGCCCGGTATTTTAATCCTGAGCCTATTATGGTCACAGAGGGGCACACAGCTGCATGCGTGGGGTAGGTCCCATGGTGGGGAGCAAAGACAGCTTCCCTGTCCTGCAGAGCAGGGAATGCATGGCCACCTTCCCCCCCTGCCTAGACACCAAGGGGGCAGCTGTGCCTtcatggggggcggggggaacaaAAGCCCCCAAGCTGGTGCAAGGTCGGTGGTGGTGACAGTGGCAATGGCAGTGTCAGTCCCATCCTTGTTTGACCTGCACTAGTCAAGTCCCAGCAAGCACAGGAGAAACCCCCCCTCCACCCTCCTCGGGGGCCCCTCCAAGGATGtttccccttccccagctccaagcgcCAGCGCAGCAGATCTGATCCCAGCTGCCGAGGAGGAGGCTTTATACCAGCCCCGTTAGACCTTTATAAGGCAAAAGCCCCCGCGGGGCCGTGCCTCCAGCATCTTTCCTCCCAGCTGCCTTGGGATTGTTTTTGGAGCACAGAGGAGCCAAAATTAGCCTGTGACAAAGGCACTGCATTCCCCACAGCCACAGCCGTGCTCCGGGGACCCAGGCAGCTCCCAACAGGGGCTGCTTTGGATGCCATTTGCTCCAGTCTCAGGTTTCATCCTCTGCTGGGACttggagtgaggaggaggaggaaagggcaagCAAGagacggggtggggggacccctTAATTCGGGGCTTCAGCGCTGGTTTCAAAGCCCCGGCGCTGCCATGGGGGGTCAGCAGCAGAAGGACTGACAGGAGCCCAGgatctccccatccctcctctgcCACTGACATGATGAGGACATTTTGGGTCTCCATCCCTGATTCGCAAACTGCAATGAGCTGCCTCAAGATGAGGGGTTGTTTTATTAGCTGAGGTTGTGGGCACCCCACTGAGCTGCTGGCAGGTTGGAAGGGGACAGGCTGGAAATCTATAGGGCAGACCAGTTCTGAGgccaaattcaaagcaaaatgatATCCCCCTGTTCCTGGGAGTCACTGATTCAAGTGAAGATTTCCCCAAGGGCTGCCACTGAGGGGATGGATGCCAACAGAAAATTCTGAGATACCTGTATGGGGAGGCCAGACCTACCCATGATCAAGTCCCCAGGGACAATCTGCTTGTCCCTAAACATCCCAGTGGTCCTACAGGTCACCTGTGTTCAGCCTTTTACAAGTGGACAACGTTGCATGTGTTTAGATGGATGTGGGCggtttctctctccctctggACATGCTGAATCCCTGGAGGGTGCTGGTGCTTCCTCATCATTGGGCATCAGCCCCATAAGTATGGCAGGGCCTACCACAGCTGCCCTCCAGCTCCGGGGGAACTGCACGGGGGCCACAATGGTCCCTGACTCCTGAAGATATTGGGCCCCCAAATTCAAAGGAATCTGATCcctgtgagccgtttggttgccCCACATGAAGCCTATCTCCCTGAAGAAGCAGACTTGCAGCGGTGTTGGAGGgatcccttcccctcctcaaggCCCCGGAGCCATCCCACCCATTATGTCCCTGCCCTCTTCCAAGCACCGTCCTCGTTTCGTCAACCCCGATGGCATTCACAAAGACAACAGGCTTCCCAGGGCATCCAGGACAGACTTAGAAACAACAGCTGAGCCGCTGTTGTCCTTTGGGACCTCACCCTCCAAACATGTCCATCCCACCCCTTAGCTGCCACTCTCAGAGCCAGCCCTAAATGCTGGGGCAGATGGCAGGACCCCACCAGCTGCCTCAGGTTTCTCACCAGGCTGGGGTGGAGGATGCACCACAGACTCACCATGGGGTCAGAGAAGGTTTTTCGTCTGTGGAACAGCTCAGAGGcatggggacattggggtcaCCTCCTACAAGCAAGGTGATTGCAAGGTTGCAGGACCGCAGTGTCACATTGCAATGAAGTTGTGAGGGTCCATGTGACTTGTCTTGATGAAACGGTCCCCACCTGGGTGTTTCTGCTGCAGATCATCTGGCAGCTCTCACCCCTCATGAGCTGCCAGAAGGGATCCAGCTAGTCCTGACTGCTCCGTTGATTTGTGACAGCAGAGGGTGACAGCCTCCTGGGGATGCTCTCCAACAATCAATGCTTTTTGTAGCCCTGCAAAGGATTTCCTCAGCTTGCTGCATCTGTGAGTCTTACCAAACTTGGACAATGCCCTGAGGCATCAAAGTGGAGCTGGCAGGGGGAACAGCCCTGGATGGAACAGATGGAATGTGGACCAGAATATGGATGATCATCACAGCCCAACCTGGGAGCCATGAAGGCCCCAGGCCAGACCCCAAACATGCCCCATGGGGCTGAGAGACCTCTCCAACCTCAGGTCTCTGCCCTGCCAATCTTCACCCCATAGCATCAGGCCCACCAGGACACCCACGTCTCCCACCACCCagcagggcagaggctcctcATCCATTTGGGATCTGCTGCTCCATGGCCCAGGGTCCCAGGGCGAGCACAGCTGTTCCCACAGCTGGAGACCCCTGTCTTCTCCACCATGGCCTCCTGCTCTGGAAACCCCCACCTGACTGGAGACCATCTTGCATGTGGTGCAGCTGGGGACAGTGCCTGTGTTCAGCCTCTTCATCCATGGGTATGAGACTGGCCCTTCCCACTCCGCACGGCTGCAGGCAGTAAatctgcagaagcagctgtgggGCTAGATCCAAAATCAGAACAATTTTCACAAAATGGGAGAGATACCTTCCATTTCTAGAAATATTGTGGGACAAGTTGTTTTTCTCAGCTTGAATGCTTTGCGGAGACTTGAAATGTTTGCAGAAGGTGCCAAAGTTGAGGAGGGGTCTCTCAAAACTAACAGGTTCTTTACGAATGGCACATGCTCCCTGCCTCATGCCATTGGCACATAGAAAAGCCTTTAATAAATGAGGAGGAATTATCTACTTTGGGATAGTGGAAAGACATTATTAAAATGGAGCTGAGCCACCCACTGAAGACTTTAAGCTTTCCATGCTTTTGACAAGTGACACATGAAACCTTCCCAATGTTGATCTTGTCGACTCTTATAAACAAGAGGAGGATATTAGCTGTTCTGTCTGCATTAATGGGCTGACATGGTTCAACAGCGATGTCAGTTTAAATATCCTAAAACCCAGCCTGGTTTTCAGCCTAAGGGAAaatatttcacaggaaaaaaaaccacctattTCCCATAATCCAAAATTTCAGGCCCAGGCAGGGACCCTGACACACTTTTTAGACATTTTCAGGGTATTTTCAGGCCCTCCCATCTGGCTCTGAGTGTCTCGCATCTCAGCATCCCCTTTCGATGCAAGGCTGTGCTAAGCCACCCCCATCACCAGAGCAGCCTGGTGACTCCTGCTCAGGGACAGTGGGTGATGGAtgggtgctggctgctgccctctgcagctccagcaatgcctggccactatttttgtttcttcctgcgGTGCCAGATGGGGTGGTGATCCCTTTCCCTCCCActggctcctgcagccccagctgggtGATGCTCACAACCATATTCATTGCCCACCACCTCATCCACCTCCCTGGGACACCCTCTCCAAGATACAATATCAAGACATTGGGGATGGGGAATTAACACACGTGCAATCCATGCCTGGACCCCCCTCAGCATCCCAAACTCTGTGTTACAGACAACAGCATCTCTTCCTACACTCAAATGCAAGAGGACTTTATTGGAGGTGGCCAAACCCAC includes the following:
- the TNNI1 gene encoding troponin I, slow skeletal muscle translates to MLAKAKEEWEQEIVDKQSEKERYLSERITPLHTSGLSLSQLQDLCRELHEKVEIVDEERYDIEAKCNHNTREIKDLKIKVLDLRGKFKRPPLRRVRVSADAMLRALLGSKHKVSMDLRANLKSVKKEDTEKERPVEVGDWRKNVEAMSGMEGRKKMFDAAKSPTGQ